A window of the Chanodichthys erythropterus isolate Z2021 chromosome 21, ASM2448905v1, whole genome shotgun sequence genome harbors these coding sequences:
- the LOC137010632 gene encoding transcription activator BRG1 isoform X2 — protein sequence MSTPEPPLGGTPCPGPSPGPGPSPGAVLGSGLSPGSSHSMMGPSPGPATSTGHSFPQQTSAGYSQESLHQMHKPVEESLSEDARFSQMKVVPMRAGHSGMTRPGSPMDQHSQGYPSPLGASEHVSSPVSASGPPSGPLLSTSGSSSASLEGVDGQTLPQQNRPGSQSATSVSGSSASGSSATPTPFNQSQLHQLRAQIMAYKMLARGQPLPDHLQMAVQGKRPMPGMPQGPSLSSLPPGGGGSAGFSRGHGMVGPNMPPPGPSGVPAGVQGQNHNGPPKPWPEGPMVNAATPSNAPQKLMPPQPTGRPSPAPPSVPPAASPVMPPQTQSPGHLAHPSQPTTMVPLHQKQNRITPVQKPCGLDPVEILQEREYRLEARIAHRIQELENLPGSLAGDLRTKATIELKALRLLNFQRQLRQEVVVCMRRDTALETSLDSKAYKRSKRQSLREARITEKLEKQQKIEQERKRRQKHQEYLNSILQHAKDFKEYHRSITAKIQKLTKAVATYHANTEREQKKENERIEKERMRRLMAEDEEGYRKLIDQKKDKRLAYLLQQTDEYVANLTELVRAHKAVQALKEKKKKKKKKKKKLENAEGQTGALGPDGEPLDETSQMSDLPVKVIHVDSGKILTGVDAPKAGQLDTWLEMNPGYEVAPRSDSEDSGSEEDEEEEEEPPQLLPSQTPGEEKKKIPDPDSEDVSEVDARHIIEHAKQDVDDEYGSAAFARGLQSYYAVAHAVTERVDKQSSLLINGQLKQYQIKGLEWLVSLYNNNLNGILADEMGLGKTIQTIALITYLMEYKRLNGPYLIIVPLSTLSNWVYEFDKWAPSVVKVSYKGSPAARRAFVPQLRSGKFNVLLTTYEYIIKDKQVLAKIRWKYMIVDEGHRMKNHHCKLTQVLNTHYLAPRRVLLTGTPLQNKLPELWALLNFLLPTIFKSCSTFEQWFNAPFAMTGEKVDLNEEETILIIRRLHKVLRPFLLRRLKKEVEAQLPEKVEYVIKCDMSALQRVLYRHMQAKGVLLTDGSEKDKKGKGGTKTLMNTIMQLRKICNHPYMFQQIEESFSEHLGFSGGIVQGADLYRASGKFEVLDRILPKLRASNHKVLLFCQMTSLMTIMEDYFAYRNFKYLRLDGTTKAEDRGMLLKTFNDPASQYFIFLLSTRAGGLGLNLQSADTVIIFDSDWNPHQDLQAQDRAHRIGQQNEVRVLRLCTVNSVEEKILAAAKYKLNVDQKVIQAGMFDQKSSSHERRAFLQAILEHEEQDEEEDEVPDDETVNQMIARSEDEFDQFMRMDLDRRREEARNPKRKPRLMEEDELPTWIMKDDAEVERLTCEEEEEKMFGRGSRQRKEVDYSDSLTEKQWLKAIEDGTLEEIEEEVRHKKTARKRRRDRDPDAIPSTSGARGGRDRDDDSKRQKKRGRPPSEKLSPNPPSLTKKMKKIVDAVIKYKENNGRQLSEVFIQLPSRKELPEYYELIRKPVDFRKIKERIRSHRYRSLNDLERDVMLLCQNAQTFNLEGSLIYEDSIVLQSVFTSLRQKIEREEESDGEESEEDEEDEGSDSETRSVKVKIKLSRKDRSAERGRGRRRTARTRAKPVVSDDDTDEEQEEDRSNSASEEEQG from the exons ATGTCCACCCCAGAGCCCCCGTTAGGAGGGACACCCTGTCCGGGGCCTTCGCCGGGTCCGGGCCCATCTCCAGGGGCCGTGCTGGGTTCAGGACTGTCCCCTGGATCCTCTCACAGCATGATGGGCCCCAGTCCTGGACCGGCCACTTCGACAGGACACTCCTTTCCTCAGCAAACATCTGCGGGATACAGCCAGGAGAGTTTGCACCAGATGCACAAG CCTGTGGAGGAGAGCCTTTCAGAAGACGCTCGTTTCAGTCAGATGAAAGTCGTTCCAATGAGGGCCGGTCACAGCGGGATGACGCGTCCAGGAAGCCCGATGGACCAGCACTCTCAAG GATACCCGTCACCGCTGGGCGCTTCAGAGCACGTGTCCAGTCCTGTGTCTGCCAGCGGGCCTCCATCCGGTCCCCTCCTGTCCACCTCCGGCTCTAGTTCTGCCTCGTTGGAGGGCGTGGATGGCCAAACGCTGCCGCAGCAAAACCGCCCCGGAAGCCAAAGCGCCACCTCTGTCTCCGGCAGCAGTGCCTCAGGCTCCTCTGCCACCCCAACACCCTTCAACCAGAGCCAGCTGCACCAGCTGCGTGCTCAGATCATGGCCTATAAGATGTTGGCGCGTGGGCAGCCTCTACCAGATCACCTGCAGATGGCAGTGCAGGGTAAGCGGCCCATGCCAGGCATGCCACAGGGACCATCCTTGTCCAGTTTGCCACCTGGTGGTGGAGGAAGTGCCGGTTTCAGCCGAGGACATG GGATGGTGGGACCCAACATGCCTCCTCCTGGACCTTCTGGAGTACCGGCTGGTGTTCAGGGTCAGAACCACAACGGACCCCCCAAACCATGGCCTGAAG GTCCTATGGTCAATGCAGCGACCCCCTCCAACGCTCCTCAGAAGCTGATGCCGCCGCAGCCCACCGGACGTCCCTCACCTGCTCCGCCGTCGGTGCCACCGGCTGCCTCACCAGTTATGCCGCCACAAACCCAATCACCAGGACACCTGGCCCACCCGTCTCAGCCCACCACCATGGTGCCGCTGCACCAGAAGCAGAACCGCATCACGCCAGTTCAGAAGCCTTGCGGTCTGGACCCTGTTGAGATTCTGCAGGAGAGAGAGTACAG GCTTGAAGCTCGTATCGCACACCGTATTCAGGAGCTGGAGAATCTTCCGGGGTCTCTGGCTGGAGATCTGCGCACCAAAGCAACTATTGAGCTCAAAGCTCTCAGACTGCTCAACTTCCAGAGACAG CTGCGTCAGGAGGTGGTGGTTTGCATGAGACGAGACACGGCCTTAGAAACATCACTGGACTCCAAGGCCTATAAGCGCAGCAAGAGACAGTCGTTACGTGAGGCTCGAATCACAGAGAAACTAGAGAAACAGCAGAAGATCGAACAGGAACGCAAACGCAGACAGAAACACCAG GAGTATCTCAACAGCATCCTGCAGCATGCCAAGGACTTCAAGGAATATCATCGATCCATTACTGCAAAGATCCAGAAACTGACCAAAGCCGTGGCCACGTACCATGCCAACACTGAGCGCGAGCAGAAGAAGGAGAATGAGCGCATCGAGAAAGAGCGAATGAGACGCCTGATG GCTGAGGATGAGGAGGGTTACAGGAAGCTCATCGACCAAAAGAAGGACAAGCGTCTGGCGTATCTGCTCCAGCAGACGGACGAGTACGTGGCCAATCTGACGGAGCTTGTCCGTGCTCATAAAGCTGTCCAGGCCCtgaaagaaaagaagaagaagaagaagaagaagaaaaagaagctGGAGAATGCGGAGGGACAGACGGGGGCTCTGGGACCAGATGGAGAG CCCCTAGATGAGACGAGTCAGATGAGTGATCTCCCAGTGAAGGTGATCCACGTGGACAGCGGGAAAATTCTGACCGGAGTGGATGCTCCTAAAGCTGGACAGCTGGACACATGGTTGGAGATGAACCCTGG TTACGAGGTCGCGCCACGCTCGGACAGCGAGGATTCTGGGTCTGAGGAGGACGAG gaagaggaagaggaaccTCCTCAGCTTCTGCCCTCTCAAACTCCTGgggaggagaagaagaagattCCCGACCCGGATAGTGAGGACGTGTCAGAGGTGGACGCGCGTCACATCATAGA ACATGCTAAACAGGACGTGGATGATGAGTACGGTAGCGCTGCATTCGCGCGTGGGTTGCAGTCATATTACGCTGTGGCTCATGCAGTTACCGAGCGGGTAGACAAACAGTCGTCTCTGCTGATCAACGGTCAACTCAAGCAATACCAG ATCAAGGGTTTGGAGTGGCTGGTGTCTCTGTATAACAATAATCTGAACGGGATCTTGGCGGATGAGATGGGTTTGGGCAAAACCATCCAAACCATCGCGCTCATCACATACCTCATGGAGTACAAACGTCTAAACGGACCCTACCTCATCATCGTGCCGCTCTC AACTCTGTCTAACTGGGTCTATGAGTTTGATAAATGGGCTCCTTCTGTTGTCAAAGTCTCATACAAA GGATCTCCTGCTGCTAGAAGAGCCTTCGTACCGCAGCTGCGCAGCGGCAAGTTCAACGTGCTGCTCACTACTTACGAATACATCATCAAAGACAAGCAGGTGCTGGCCAAG ATTCGCTGGAAGTACATGATAGTGGACGAAGGTCATCGGATGAAGAACCATCACTGTAAGCTGACGCAGGTGTTGAACACGCATTATCTGGCACCGCGGCGGGTGCTGCTGACCGGGACACCGCTGCAGAACAAGCTCCCGGAGCTCTGGGCGCTGCTCAACTTCCTGCTGCCCACCATCTTCAAGAGCTGCAGCACATTCGAGCAGTGGTTCAATGCTCCCTTCGCCATGACCGGAGAGAAG GTGGATTTGAATGAGGAGGAGACCATCCTGATCATTCGTCGCCTACATAAGGTGCTCCGCCCCTTCCTGTTGCGCAGGCTGAAGAAGGAAGTCGAGGCGCAGCTGCCTGAGAAG GTGGAATATGTGATAAAGTGTGACATGTCGGCCCTTCAGAGGGTTCTGTACCGACACATGCAGGCCAAAGGAGTGCTGCTAACCGACGGCTCCGAGAAGGACAAGAAG GGTAAAGGCGGCACTAAGACTTTAATGAACACCATTATGCAACTGAGGAAGATCTGTAATCACCCCTACATGTTCCAGCAAATCGAG GAGTCATTTTCTGAGCATCTGGGTTTCTCGGGCGGTATAGTTCAAGG GGCTGACCTGTACCGAGCCTCAGGAAAATTTGAGGTGCTGGATCGTATTTTGCCCAAATTACGGGCGAGCAATCACAAAGTGCTGCTCTTCTGCCAAATGACCTCATTGATGACCATAATGGAGGATTATTTCGCTTACCGCAACTTCAAATATCTTCGTTTGGATG GCACAACCAAAGCAGAGGATCGTGGGATGCTGCTAAAGACCTTCAATGATCCGGCCTCTCAGTACTTTATATTCCTGTTGAGCACCAGGGCAGGTGGACTGGGCCTCAATCTACAGAGCGCCGATACCGTCATCATATTTGACAGTGACTGGAACCCTCATCAG GACCTCCAGGCGCAGGATCGAGCCCACCGAATCGGACAGCAGAATGAGGTGCGGGTTTTGCGTCTCTGTACCGTGAACAGTGTAGAAGAGAAGATCCTGGCAGCTGCTAAATACAAGCTGAATGTCGACCAGAAGGTGATCCAGGCCGGCATGTTTGACCAGAAGTCGTCGAGTCATGAGCGCCGAGCGTTTCTGCAGGCCATTCTGGAACACGAGGAGCAGGACGAG GAAGAAGACGAGGTGCCGGATGATGAGACCGTAAATCAGATGATCGCCAGGAGTGAAGACGAGTTTGACCAGTTCATG CGTATGGATTTGGATCGACGCCGCGAGGAAGCTCGCAATCCAAAGCGAAAACCCCGTCTCATGGAGGAGGACGAGCTGCCCACGTGGATCATGAAAGATGATGCAGAGGTGGAAAGACTCACCTGTGAGGAAGAAGAAGAGAAGATGTTCGGCCGTGGCTCCCGGCAGAGAAAAGAGGTTGATTACAGCGATTCGCTCACAGAGAAACAGTGGCTAAAG GCTATTGAGGACGGGACTCTGGAGGAGATTGAGGAGGAGGTGCGACACAAGAAAACGGCTCGGAAGAGGAGGCGCGATCGAGATCCAGATGCCATTCCTTCCACTTCAGGTGCTCGTGGAGGGAGAGACAGAGATGACGACAGCAAAAGACAGAAAAAGCGAGGTCGTCCGCCATCCGAGAAGCTTTCGCCGAACCCTCCGTCACTCACCAAGAAGATGAAGAAGATTGTGGATGCTGTTATTAAATACAAGGAGAA TAACGGTCGTCAGTTGAGTGAGGTGTTCATCCAGCTGCCGTCGCGGAAGGAGCTGCCCGAGTACTACGAGCTGATCCGCAAACCTGTGGACTTCAGGAAGATCAAG gAGCGCATCCGGAGTCATCGGTACCGCAGCCTTAATGATCTGGAGAGAGACGTGATGCTGCTGTGTCAAAACGCACAAACCTTCAACCTCGAGGGCTCACTG ATCTACGAGGACTCTATCGTGCTGCAGTCGGTGTTCACCAGCCTGCGCCAGAAGATtgaaagagaggaagagagtGACGGAGAGGAGAGTGAGGAAGATGAAGAGGACGAAGGCTCTGATTCAGAGA CTCGGTCCGTGAAGGTGAAGATTAAACTGAGCCGCAAGGACAGAAGCGCAGAGCGCGGCAGAGGACGCAGGAGAACCGCGAGAACCCGTGCGAAACCCGTCGTTAGTGACGATGACACTGATGAGGAGCAGGAGGAG GATCGATCCAACAGCGCCAGCGAGGAGGAGCAGGGATGA
- the LOC137010632 gene encoding transcription activator BRG1 isoform X1: MSTPEPPLGGTPCPGPSPGPGPSPGAVLGSGLSPGSSHSMMGPSPGPATSTGHSFPQQTSAGYSQESLHQMHKPVEESLSEDARFSQMKVVPMRAGHSGMTRPGSPMDQHSQGYPSPLGASEHVSSPVSASGPPSGPLLSTSGSSSASLEGVDGQTLPQQNRPGSQSATSVSGSSASGSSATPTPFNQSQLHQLRAQIMAYKMLARGQPLPDHLQMAVQGKRPMPGMPQGPSLSSLPPGGGGSAGFSRGHGMVGPNMPPPGPSGVPAGVQGQNHNGPPKPWPEGPMVNAATPSNAPQKLMPPQPTGRPSPAPPSVPPAASPVMPPQTQSPGHLAHPSQPTTMVPLHQKQNRITPVQKPCGLDPVEILQEREYRLEARIAHRIQELENLPGSLAGDLRTKATIELKALRLLNFQRQLRQEVVVCMRRDTALETSLDSKAYKRSKRQSLREARITEKLEKQQKIEQERKRRQKHQEYLNSILQHAKDFKEYHRSITAKIQKLTKAVATYHANTEREQKKENERIEKERMRRLMAEDEEGYRKLIDQKKDKRLAYLLQQTDEYVANLTELVRAHKAVQALKEKKKKKKKKKKKLENAEGQTGALGPDGEPLDETSQMSDLPVKVIHVDSGKILTGVDAPKAGQLDTWLEMNPGYEVAPRSDSEDSGSEEDEEEEEEPPQLLPSQTPGEEKKKIPDPDSEDVSEVDARHIIEHAKQDVDDEYGSAAFARGLQSYYAVAHAVTERVDKQSSLLINGQLKQYQIKGLEWLVSLYNNNLNGILADEMGLGKTIQTIALITYLMEYKRLNGPYLIIVPLSTLSNWVYEFDKWAPSVVKVSYKGSPAARRAFVPQLRSGKFNVLLTTYEYIIKDKQVLAKIRWKYMIVDEGHRMKNHHCKLTQVLNTHYLAPRRVLLTGTPLQNKLPELWALLNFLLPTIFKSCSTFEQWFNAPFAMTGEKVDLNEEETILIIRRLHKVLRPFLLRRLKKEVEAQLPEKVEYVIKCDMSALQRVLYRHMQAKGVLLTDGSEKDKKGKGGTKTLMNTIMQLRKICNHPYMFQQIEESFSEHLGFSGGIVQGADLYRASGKFEVLDRILPKLRASNHKVLLFCQMTSLMTIMEDYFAYRNFKYLRLDGTTKAEDRGMLLKTFNDPASQYFIFLLSTRAGGLGLNLQSADTVIIFDSDWNPHQDLQAQDRAHRIGQQNEVRVLRLCTVNSVEEKILAAAKYKLNVDQKVIQAGMFDQKSSSHERRAFLQAILEHEEQDEVRSITLPAYSRRQTEEDEVPDDETVNQMIARSEDEFDQFMRMDLDRRREEARNPKRKPRLMEEDELPTWIMKDDAEVERLTCEEEEEKMFGRGSRQRKEVDYSDSLTEKQWLKAIEDGTLEEIEEEVRHKKTARKRRRDRDPDAIPSTSGARGGRDRDDDSKRQKKRGRPPSEKLSPNPPSLTKKMKKIVDAVIKYKENNGRQLSEVFIQLPSRKELPEYYELIRKPVDFRKIKERIRSHRYRSLNDLERDVMLLCQNAQTFNLEGSLIYEDSIVLQSVFTSLRQKIEREEESDGEESEEDEEDEGSDSETRSVKVKIKLSRKDRSAERGRGRRRTARTRAKPVVSDDDTDEEQEEDRSNSASEEEQG; encoded by the exons ATGTCCACCCCAGAGCCCCCGTTAGGAGGGACACCCTGTCCGGGGCCTTCGCCGGGTCCGGGCCCATCTCCAGGGGCCGTGCTGGGTTCAGGACTGTCCCCTGGATCCTCTCACAGCATGATGGGCCCCAGTCCTGGACCGGCCACTTCGACAGGACACTCCTTTCCTCAGCAAACATCTGCGGGATACAGCCAGGAGAGTTTGCACCAGATGCACAAG CCTGTGGAGGAGAGCCTTTCAGAAGACGCTCGTTTCAGTCAGATGAAAGTCGTTCCAATGAGGGCCGGTCACAGCGGGATGACGCGTCCAGGAAGCCCGATGGACCAGCACTCTCAAG GATACCCGTCACCGCTGGGCGCTTCAGAGCACGTGTCCAGTCCTGTGTCTGCCAGCGGGCCTCCATCCGGTCCCCTCCTGTCCACCTCCGGCTCTAGTTCTGCCTCGTTGGAGGGCGTGGATGGCCAAACGCTGCCGCAGCAAAACCGCCCCGGAAGCCAAAGCGCCACCTCTGTCTCCGGCAGCAGTGCCTCAGGCTCCTCTGCCACCCCAACACCCTTCAACCAGAGCCAGCTGCACCAGCTGCGTGCTCAGATCATGGCCTATAAGATGTTGGCGCGTGGGCAGCCTCTACCAGATCACCTGCAGATGGCAGTGCAGGGTAAGCGGCCCATGCCAGGCATGCCACAGGGACCATCCTTGTCCAGTTTGCCACCTGGTGGTGGAGGAAGTGCCGGTTTCAGCCGAGGACATG GGATGGTGGGACCCAACATGCCTCCTCCTGGACCTTCTGGAGTACCGGCTGGTGTTCAGGGTCAGAACCACAACGGACCCCCCAAACCATGGCCTGAAG GTCCTATGGTCAATGCAGCGACCCCCTCCAACGCTCCTCAGAAGCTGATGCCGCCGCAGCCCACCGGACGTCCCTCACCTGCTCCGCCGTCGGTGCCACCGGCTGCCTCACCAGTTATGCCGCCACAAACCCAATCACCAGGACACCTGGCCCACCCGTCTCAGCCCACCACCATGGTGCCGCTGCACCAGAAGCAGAACCGCATCACGCCAGTTCAGAAGCCTTGCGGTCTGGACCCTGTTGAGATTCTGCAGGAGAGAGAGTACAG GCTTGAAGCTCGTATCGCACACCGTATTCAGGAGCTGGAGAATCTTCCGGGGTCTCTGGCTGGAGATCTGCGCACCAAAGCAACTATTGAGCTCAAAGCTCTCAGACTGCTCAACTTCCAGAGACAG CTGCGTCAGGAGGTGGTGGTTTGCATGAGACGAGACACGGCCTTAGAAACATCACTGGACTCCAAGGCCTATAAGCGCAGCAAGAGACAGTCGTTACGTGAGGCTCGAATCACAGAGAAACTAGAGAAACAGCAGAAGATCGAACAGGAACGCAAACGCAGACAGAAACACCAG GAGTATCTCAACAGCATCCTGCAGCATGCCAAGGACTTCAAGGAATATCATCGATCCATTACTGCAAAGATCCAGAAACTGACCAAAGCCGTGGCCACGTACCATGCCAACACTGAGCGCGAGCAGAAGAAGGAGAATGAGCGCATCGAGAAAGAGCGAATGAGACGCCTGATG GCTGAGGATGAGGAGGGTTACAGGAAGCTCATCGACCAAAAGAAGGACAAGCGTCTGGCGTATCTGCTCCAGCAGACGGACGAGTACGTGGCCAATCTGACGGAGCTTGTCCGTGCTCATAAAGCTGTCCAGGCCCtgaaagaaaagaagaagaagaagaagaagaagaaaaagaagctGGAGAATGCGGAGGGACAGACGGGGGCTCTGGGACCAGATGGAGAG CCCCTAGATGAGACGAGTCAGATGAGTGATCTCCCAGTGAAGGTGATCCACGTGGACAGCGGGAAAATTCTGACCGGAGTGGATGCTCCTAAAGCTGGACAGCTGGACACATGGTTGGAGATGAACCCTGG TTACGAGGTCGCGCCACGCTCGGACAGCGAGGATTCTGGGTCTGAGGAGGACGAG gaagaggaagaggaaccTCCTCAGCTTCTGCCCTCTCAAACTCCTGgggaggagaagaagaagattCCCGACCCGGATAGTGAGGACGTGTCAGAGGTGGACGCGCGTCACATCATAGA ACATGCTAAACAGGACGTGGATGATGAGTACGGTAGCGCTGCATTCGCGCGTGGGTTGCAGTCATATTACGCTGTGGCTCATGCAGTTACCGAGCGGGTAGACAAACAGTCGTCTCTGCTGATCAACGGTCAACTCAAGCAATACCAG ATCAAGGGTTTGGAGTGGCTGGTGTCTCTGTATAACAATAATCTGAACGGGATCTTGGCGGATGAGATGGGTTTGGGCAAAACCATCCAAACCATCGCGCTCATCACATACCTCATGGAGTACAAACGTCTAAACGGACCCTACCTCATCATCGTGCCGCTCTC AACTCTGTCTAACTGGGTCTATGAGTTTGATAAATGGGCTCCTTCTGTTGTCAAAGTCTCATACAAA GGATCTCCTGCTGCTAGAAGAGCCTTCGTACCGCAGCTGCGCAGCGGCAAGTTCAACGTGCTGCTCACTACTTACGAATACATCATCAAAGACAAGCAGGTGCTGGCCAAG ATTCGCTGGAAGTACATGATAGTGGACGAAGGTCATCGGATGAAGAACCATCACTGTAAGCTGACGCAGGTGTTGAACACGCATTATCTGGCACCGCGGCGGGTGCTGCTGACCGGGACACCGCTGCAGAACAAGCTCCCGGAGCTCTGGGCGCTGCTCAACTTCCTGCTGCCCACCATCTTCAAGAGCTGCAGCACATTCGAGCAGTGGTTCAATGCTCCCTTCGCCATGACCGGAGAGAAG GTGGATTTGAATGAGGAGGAGACCATCCTGATCATTCGTCGCCTACATAAGGTGCTCCGCCCCTTCCTGTTGCGCAGGCTGAAGAAGGAAGTCGAGGCGCAGCTGCCTGAGAAG GTGGAATATGTGATAAAGTGTGACATGTCGGCCCTTCAGAGGGTTCTGTACCGACACATGCAGGCCAAAGGAGTGCTGCTAACCGACGGCTCCGAGAAGGACAAGAAG GGTAAAGGCGGCACTAAGACTTTAATGAACACCATTATGCAACTGAGGAAGATCTGTAATCACCCCTACATGTTCCAGCAAATCGAG GAGTCATTTTCTGAGCATCTGGGTTTCTCGGGCGGTATAGTTCAAGG GGCTGACCTGTACCGAGCCTCAGGAAAATTTGAGGTGCTGGATCGTATTTTGCCCAAATTACGGGCGAGCAATCACAAAGTGCTGCTCTTCTGCCAAATGACCTCATTGATGACCATAATGGAGGATTATTTCGCTTACCGCAACTTCAAATATCTTCGTTTGGATG GCACAACCAAAGCAGAGGATCGTGGGATGCTGCTAAAGACCTTCAATGATCCGGCCTCTCAGTACTTTATATTCCTGTTGAGCACCAGGGCAGGTGGACTGGGCCTCAATCTACAGAGCGCCGATACCGTCATCATATTTGACAGTGACTGGAACCCTCATCAG GACCTCCAGGCGCAGGATCGAGCCCACCGAATCGGACAGCAGAATGAGGTGCGGGTTTTGCGTCTCTGTACCGTGAACAGTGTAGAAGAGAAGATCCTGGCAGCTGCTAAATACAAGCTGAATGTCGACCAGAAGGTGATCCAGGCCGGCATGTTTGACCAGAAGTCGTCGAGTCATGAGCGCCGAGCGTTTCTGCAGGCCATTCTGGAACACGAGGAGCAGGACGAGGTCAGGAGTATCACTCTCCCTGCGTATAGTAGGCGACAAACA GAAGAAGACGAGGTGCCGGATGATGAGACCGTAAATCAGATGATCGCCAGGAGTGAAGACGAGTTTGACCAGTTCATG CGTATGGATTTGGATCGACGCCGCGAGGAAGCTCGCAATCCAAAGCGAAAACCCCGTCTCATGGAGGAGGACGAGCTGCCCACGTGGATCATGAAAGATGATGCAGAGGTGGAAAGACTCACCTGTGAGGAAGAAGAAGAGAAGATGTTCGGCCGTGGCTCCCGGCAGAGAAAAGAGGTTGATTACAGCGATTCGCTCACAGAGAAACAGTGGCTAAAG GCTATTGAGGACGGGACTCTGGAGGAGATTGAGGAGGAGGTGCGACACAAGAAAACGGCTCGGAAGAGGAGGCGCGATCGAGATCCAGATGCCATTCCTTCCACTTCAGGTGCTCGTGGAGGGAGAGACAGAGATGACGACAGCAAAAGACAGAAAAAGCGAGGTCGTCCGCCATCCGAGAAGCTTTCGCCGAACCCTCCGTCACTCACCAAGAAGATGAAGAAGATTGTGGATGCTGTTATTAAATACAAGGAGAA TAACGGTCGTCAGTTGAGTGAGGTGTTCATCCAGCTGCCGTCGCGGAAGGAGCTGCCCGAGTACTACGAGCTGATCCGCAAACCTGTGGACTTCAGGAAGATCAAG gAGCGCATCCGGAGTCATCGGTACCGCAGCCTTAATGATCTGGAGAGAGACGTGATGCTGCTGTGTCAAAACGCACAAACCTTCAACCTCGAGGGCTCACTG ATCTACGAGGACTCTATCGTGCTGCAGTCGGTGTTCACCAGCCTGCGCCAGAAGATtgaaagagaggaagagagtGACGGAGAGGAGAGTGAGGAAGATGAAGAGGACGAAGGCTCTGATTCAGAGA CTCGGTCCGTGAAGGTGAAGATTAAACTGAGCCGCAAGGACAGAAGCGCAGAGCGCGGCAGAGGACGCAGGAGAACCGCGAGAACCCGTGCGAAACCCGTCGTTAGTGACGATGACACTGATGAGGAGCAGGAGGAG GATCGATCCAACAGCGCCAGCGAGGAGGAGCAGGGATGA